In Choloepus didactylus isolate mChoDid1 chromosome 6, mChoDid1.pri, whole genome shotgun sequence, one DNA window encodes the following:
- the RAB1B gene encoding ras-related protein Rab-1B, which produces MNPEYDYLFKLLLIGDSGVGKSCLLLRFADDTYTESYISTIGVDFKIRTIELDGKTIKLQIWDTAGQERFRTITSSYYRGAHGIIVVYDVTDQESYTNVKQWLQEIDRYASENVNKLLVGNKSDLTTKKVVDNTTAKEFADSLGIPFLETSAKNATNVEQAFMTMAAEIKKRMGPGAASGGERPNLKIDSTPVKPAGGGCC; this is translated from the exons atgaACCCCGAATA TGACTACCTGTTCAAGCTGCTTTTGATTGGTGACTCGGGCGTGGGCAAGTCATGCCTGCTTCTGCGGTTTGCT GATGACACGTACACGGAGAGCTACATCAGCACCATCGGGGTAGACTTCAAGATCCGAACCATTGAGCTGGACGGCAAAACCATCAAACTTCAGATT TGGGACACAGCCGGGCAGGAGCGGTTCCGGACCATCACTTCCAGCTACTACCGGGGCGCCCACGGCATCATCGTGGTGTACGACGTCACCGACCAG GAATCCTACACCAACGTGAAGCAGTGGCTGCAGGAGATCGACCGCTATGCCAGCGAGAACGTCAACAAGCTCCTGGTGGGCAACAAGAGCGACCTTACCACCAAGAAAGTGGTGGACAACACCACCGCCAAG GAGTTTGCAGACTCCCTGGGCATCCCCTTCCTAGAGACAAGTGCCAAGAACGCCACCAATGTCGAGCAGGCGTTCATGACCATGGCTGCCGAGATCAAAAAGCGGATGGGGCCTGGGGCAGCCTCGGGGGGTGAGCGGCCCAACCTCAAGATCGACAGCACCCCTGTGAAGCCGGCTGGTGGTGGCTGCTGCTAG
- the KLC2 gene encoding kinesin light chain 2 yields the protein MATMVLPREEKLSQDEIVLGTKAVIQGLETLRGEHRALLAPLVAPEAGDAEPGSQERCVLLRRSLEAIELGLGEAQVILALSSHLGAVESEKQKLRAQVRRLVQENQWLREELAGTQQKLQRSEQAVAQLEEEKQHLLFMSQIRKLDEDTSRNEEKGDVSKDSLDDLFPNEDEQSPAPNPGGGEAAAQHGGYEIPARLRTLHNLVIQYASQGRYEVAVPLCKQALEDLEKTSGHDHPDVATMLNILALVYRDQNKYKEAAHLLNDALAIREKTLGRDHPAVAATLNNLAVLYGKRGKYKEAEPLCKRALEIREKVLGKFHPDVAKQLSNLALLCQNQGKAEEVEYYYRRALEIYATRLGPDDPNVAKTKNNLASCYLKQGKYQDAETLYKEILTRAHEKEFGSVNGDNKPIWMHAEEREESKDKRRDSTPYGEYGSWYKACKVDSPTVNTTLRSLGALYRRQGKLEAAHTLEDCASRSRKQGLDPASQTKVVELLKDGSGGRGDHRGSRDMAASARPRLESDLEDAVPAAEWSGDGSGSLRRSGSFGKLRDALRRSSEMLVKKLQGSGPQEPPNPRMKRASSLNFLNRSTEETVQPGGTGFSDSRTLSSSSMDLSRRSSLLG from the exons ATGGCCACGATGGTGCTTCCGCGGGAGGAGAAGCTGAGCCAGGACGAGATCGTGCTGGGAACCAAGGCCGTCATCCAGGGACTGGAGACCCTGCGCGGGGAGCATCGGGCCCTGCTCGCCCCACTGGTGGCTCCTGAAGCCGGCGATGCCGAGCCCGGCTCACAGGAGCGCTGCGTCCTGCTGCGCCGCTCCCTGGAGGCCATCGagttggggctgggggaggcccAG GTGATCCTGGCACTGTCAAGCCACCTGGGGGCCGTCGAGTCGGAGAAGCAAAAGCTGCGGGCTCAGGTGCGGCGCCTGGTACAGGAGAACCAGTGGCTGCGAGAGGAGCTGGCAGGGACACAGCAAAAGCTGCAGCGCAGCGAGCAGGCCGTGGCCCAGCTCGAGGAGGAGAAGCAGCACCTGCTGTTCATGAGCCAGATCCGCAAGCTGGATGAGGACACCTCCCGCAAC GAGGAGAAGGGGGACGTCTCTAAGGACTCTCTGGATGACCTGTTCCCCAACGAGGATGAGCAGAGCCCAG CCCCCAACCCTGGCGGAGGGGAAGCGGCTGCCCAGCATGGGGGCTACGAGATCCCAGCGCGGCTCCGAACCCTGCACAACCTGGTGATCCAGTATGCCTCGCAGGGCCGCTACGAGGTGGCCGTGCCACTGTGCAAGCAGGCACTCGAGGACCTGGAGAAGACATCGGGCCACGACCATCCTGATGTGGCCACCATGCTGAATATCCTGGCGCTAGTGTATCG GGATCAGAACAAGTACAAGGAGGCCGCCCACCTGCTCAATGATGCCCTGGCCATCCGGGAGAAGACGTTGGGCAGGGaccacccagct GTGGCCGCAACACTAAACAACCTGGCGGTTCTGTACGGCAAGCGGGGCAAGTACAAGGAGGCTGAGCCACTGTGCAAGCGGGCGCTGGAGATCCGGGAGAAG GTCTTGGGCAAGTTCCACCCAGATGTGGCCAAGCAGCTGAGCAACCTGGCACTGCTGTGCCAAAACCAGGGCAAGGCTGAGGAGGTGGAATACTACTACCGGCGGGCACTGGAGATCTATGCCACGCGCCTGGGGCCTGACGACCCCAACGTGGCCAAGACCAAGAACAACCTG gcCTCCTGCTACCTGAAACAAGGCAAGTACCAGGATGCAGAGACCCTGTACAAGGAGATCCTCACCCGAGCTCACGAGAAGGAGTTTGGCTCTGTCAATG GGGACAACAAGCCCATCTGGATGCACGCAGAGGAACGGGAGGAGAGCAAG GATAAACGCCGGGACAGCACCCCATATGGGGAATATGGCAGCTGGTACAAGGCCTGTAAAGTAGACAG CCCCACAGTCAACACCACCCTGCGCAGCTTGGGGGCTCTGTACCGGCGCCAGGGCAAGCTTGAAGCTGCACATACGCTAGAGGACTGTGCCAGCCGCAGCCGCAAGCAG gGCCTGGACCCTGCAAGCCAGACCAAGGTGGTGGAGCTGCTGAAGGATGGCAGTGGTGGGCGGGGAGACCACCGTGGCAGCCGAGACATGGCCGCAAGTGCCAGGCCTAGGTTAGAGTCTGACCTTGAGGATGCGGTGCCTGCAGCTGAATGGAGCGGG GACGGCAGCGGCTCCCTGCGGCGCAGCGGCTCCTTTGGGAAGCTCCGGGATGCCCTGAGGCGTAGCAGTGAGATGCTGGTGAAGAAGCTGCAGGGCAGTGGCCCCCAGGAGCCCCCTAACCCCAG GATGAAGCGGGCCAGTTCCCTCAACTTCCTCAACAGGAGTACTGAAGAGACCGTCCAG CCTGGAGGCACCGGCTTCTCTGACAGCCGCACACTCAGCTCCAGCTCCATGGACCTCTCCCGACGAAGCTCCCTCCTAGGCTAA